The Synergistaceae bacterium genomic interval GCAAAAAATTTTTCCCGATGGGTGCGTCGTGAAGTGTTACCGTCAATTCGCAAAACCGGAGTTTATTCCGTCAATCCCGATACAATAAAATACATGATCACCCGCATTCAACAGCTGCAGGAAGAAAACAGGCGCATGAAGCACACAATTGATGAATCACGTCCGAAAACCGCATTAGGGTCAATAGTGTACGCAATGTCGGGGGCAGTTACAGTCCAGGATGCTGCAAATTTTTTGCGTCAAAAGGGGATTCCGATTGGGCAAAATTTGTTATACCGTCATTTACGCGATAAAAAATTATTATGTTCACGCAAGGGGTCTCAATGGAATAAACCCACCAGCAAAGCAATGCAGGCGAAATTTTTTAACATTGAGATAACGAACCTCAATAATAACTGTGCTGTAACTGTGAAGGTAACGCCAAAACTTTTGAGCAAGCTAGCGGAAGAGTTCATGCAGAAATATTTTCCGCTGATTTATGAAATCGACAAGGCAGAACAAAATGACAACTAAAATATTACCTTGCCCTGAATGCGGGAGCACAAATTTATCTGTCTTGAAGTATTTATCGGAGACTGAGTATTTCACAATCAAGTGTAATGAATGTGATTATGAGACTTGGCGTTATCGTTTTCCAATGACATTATTAGAACATTGGAACACTCACAGACGAAGGAAGAAATAATTTTTTTGATGGGGGAGAGATTTTTTATTTCTCCTTTGTCCCATCAAGAAAGGAGAGAAAAATTTTGCGTAACAGGTTGGAAAATAGTTTATGCGCTCATGATGAATACACCGTGAAATTTATGCGGGATTTAGGCGGGTTAATGAAGCAGGCCGGTTTTGATATTAGCACACTAGCAGAACGCATAGAAATATCAAGATCTTCATTGCAGGAGTATAGACGCTGTTTTTCTTTTCCGCGATTAAAAAATTTGATGAAATTAGTAAAATTCTTTAACTATGATTTATCGCAAAGCATTAACTACAAAGTCTTTCACAAGGAAATAAATTTTAATGCAGTGCGGTTGAGATTGAAGCGTTTGGGCATAACCCGTTATGAGTTTCCCAGAATAAAAGGTTATTGTTTCTCTGGGAT includes:
- a CDS encoding phage antirepressor KilAC domain-containing protein, which codes for MQEKNNSLQIFNYEENCQVRVIERNNELWFVAKDVCDILGLANVTEALRSLDDDEKGFFRISEGTSTKGGNPNMAIITESGVYALVFKSRKLEAKNFSRWVRREVLPSIRKTGVYSVNPDTIKYMITRIQQLQEENRRMKHTIDESRPKTALGSIVYAMSGAVTVQDAANFLRQKGIPIGQNLLYRHLRDKKLLCSRKGSQWNKPTSKAMQAKFFNIEITNLNNNCAVTVKVTPKLLSKLAEEFMQKYFPLIYEIDKAEQNDN
- a CDS encoding helix-turn-helix transcriptional regulator gives rise to the protein MRNRLENSLCAHDEYTVKFMRDLGGLMKQAGFDISTLAERIEISRSSLQEYRRCFSFPRLKNLMKLVKFFNYDLSQSINYKVFHKEINFNAVRLRLKRLGITRYEFPRIKGYCFSGISHLLNKRFNHKSVRLLAMLLDYLNEEEARYESATGETLKKINGGGY